One window of the Allosaccharopolyspora coralli genome contains the following:
- the scpA gene encoding methylmalonyl-CoA mutase, whose protein sequence is MSSDRVVPDFSTVPLDPVRTGHDTERWNRAVLDSTGKEADALTWEAPEGVGVKPLYTGDDTGELDFLETYPGIAPYLRGPYPTMYVNQPWTVRQYAGFSTAAASNAFYRRNLAAGQKGLSVAFDLATHRGYDSDHPRVSGDVGMAGVAIDSIYDMRQLFDGIPLDRMSVSMTMNGAVLPVLALYIVAAEEQGVAPEQLAGTIQNDILKEFMVRNTYIYPPQPSMRIISDIFSYTSQKMPKFNSISISGYHIQEAGATADLELGYTLADGIEYVRAGREAGLDVDAFAPRLSFFWGIGMNFAMEVAKLRAARLLWAKLIKQFGPENEKSLSLRTHSQTSGWSLTAQDAYNNVARTCVEAMAATQGHTQSLHTNALDEALALPTDFSARIARNTQLVLQQESGTTRVIDPWGGSHYIERLTADLAERAWAHITEVEDAGGMAQAIDAGIPKMRIEEAAARTQARIDSGRQPLIGVNKYPHDGDDEEIEVLRVDNADVRAQQLDKLRRLRDERDQQACEDALRKLTAAAEAALDDNRPRDLDHNLLTLAVDAARAKATVGEISDAMEKVFGRHTGQIRTISGVYRDEAGDSAAIDRARERVETFEQGEGRRPRILVAKMGQDGHDRGQKVIATAFADIGFDVDVGPLFQTPAEVARQAAESDVHVVGVSSLAAGHLTLVPALREELREVGREDILVVVGGVIPPADFDAVREAGAAAIFPPGTVIAEAALGLLDKLDAAEN, encoded by the coding sequence ATGAGCAGCGACCGCGTCGTTCCCGACTTCTCCACCGTACCGCTCGACCCCGTGCGCACCGGCCACGACACCGAGCGGTGGAACCGCGCCGTGCTCGACTCGACCGGCAAGGAAGCCGACGCGCTGACCTGGGAGGCACCCGAAGGCGTCGGCGTCAAACCGCTCTACACCGGTGACGACACCGGCGAGCTGGACTTCCTCGAGACGTACCCGGGGATCGCGCCGTACCTGCGCGGGCCGTACCCGACGATGTACGTCAACCAGCCGTGGACCGTGCGCCAGTACGCGGGATTCTCCACCGCCGCGGCTTCCAACGCGTTCTACCGCCGCAACCTGGCGGCCGGGCAGAAGGGCCTGTCCGTCGCCTTCGACCTGGCCACCCACCGCGGTTACGACTCCGATCACCCGCGGGTCTCCGGCGACGTCGGCATGGCGGGCGTGGCGATCGACTCGATCTACGACATGCGCCAGCTCTTCGACGGCATCCCGTTGGACCGGATGAGCGTGTCCATGACGATGAACGGCGCGGTGCTGCCGGTGCTGGCGCTCTACATCGTCGCCGCCGAGGAACAAGGTGTCGCGCCCGAGCAGCTCGCGGGGACCATCCAGAACGACATTCTCAAAGAGTTCATGGTCCGCAACACCTACATTTATCCGCCGCAGCCGTCGATGCGGATCATCTCCGACATCTTCTCCTACACCTCGCAGAAGATGCCGAAGTTCAACTCCATCTCGATTTCCGGATATCACATCCAGGAAGCCGGGGCCACGGCCGACCTGGAGCTGGGCTACACGCTGGCCGACGGCATCGAGTACGTACGCGCGGGTCGTGAAGCCGGGCTGGACGTCGACGCGTTCGCGCCGCGACTGTCGTTCTTCTGGGGCATCGGCATGAACTTCGCGATGGAGGTCGCGAAGCTGCGCGCCGCCCGGCTGCTGTGGGCGAAGCTGATCAAGCAGTTCGGGCCGGAGAACGAGAAATCGCTGTCGCTGCGCACCCATTCGCAGACCTCCGGCTGGTCGCTGACCGCCCAGGACGCCTACAACAACGTCGCACGCACCTGTGTGGAAGCGATGGCCGCCACACAGGGGCACACGCAATCGTTGCACACCAACGCACTCGACGAGGCGCTCGCGCTGCCGACCGACTTCTCCGCGCGCATCGCCCGCAACACGCAACTGGTGCTGCAGCAGGAGTCGGGGACCACGCGGGTCATCGACCCGTGGGGCGGCAGTCACTACATCGAACGGCTCACCGCCGACCTCGCCGAACGCGCCTGGGCCCACATCACCGAGGTCGAGGACGCGGGCGGCATGGCACAGGCCATCGACGCCGGCATCCCGAAGATGCGCATCGAGGAAGCCGCCGCCCGCACCCAGGCCCGCATCGACTCCGGCAGGCAGCCGCTGATCGGGGTCAACAAGTACCCGCACGACGGGGACGACGAGGAGATCGAGGTCCTCCGCGTCGACAACGCCGACGTGCGCGCCCAGCAGCTCGACAAGCTGCGGCGGCTCCGCGACGAACGTGATCAGCAGGCATGTGAGGATGCGCTGCGCAAGCTCACCGCCGCCGCCGAGGCCGCGCTCGACGACAACCGCCCGCGCGACCTCGACCACAACCTGCTCACGCTCGCCGTGGACGCCGCGCGGGCGAAAGCGACCGTCGGGGAGATCTCCGACGCGATGGAGAAGGTCTTCGGCAGGCACACCGGGCAGATCCGTACGATTTCCGGGGTGTACCGGGACGAAGCGGGCGACTCGGCGGCCATCGACCGAGCGCGGGAACGCGTGGAGACGTTCGAGCAGGGCGAAGGCCGCAGGCCCCGCATTCTCGTCGCGAAGATGGGCCAGGACGGCCACGACCGGGGGCAGAAGGTCATCGCCACCGCGTTCGCCGACATCGGCTTCGACGTCGACGTCGGCCCGTTGTTCCAGACACCGGCCGAGGTCGCACGGCAGGCAGCCGAGTCGGACGTGCACGTCGTGGGCGTGTCCTCGCTGGCGGCCGGTCACCTCACCCTCGTGCCCGCGCTGCGCGAGGAACTGCGCGAAGTCGGCCGGGAGGACATCCTGGTCGTCGTCGGCGGCGTCATCCCGCCCGCCGACTTCGACGCGGTGCGCGAGGCCGGTGCCGCGGCGATCTTCCCGCCCGGCACGGTCATCGCCGAAGCCGCGCTCGGCCTGCTCGACAAGCTCGACGCGGCCGAGAACTGA